Proteins from a single region of bacterium:
- a CDS encoding c-type cytochrome — MKQIFYSFLNGCVFVALLSLMACDKEKISEDPQITLGRQLFNDTKFDNIAGQTYSCATCHPSGDMDHKKWLLPPISTDSIATPTLFGVVDTPPYLWFGEGGSEIKTVTRVVIDSVLHGSATEEELDALTAYQLSLAVPANPWRNSDGSLTTQQQKGKTVFEGQGKCNVCHSGEALTGKFKIQIKKLNPQVDVPSLRWVFATAPYFRDHSAATLWNVVNHYADSVQTVQMTTWGWNTLGIYDISLTEQEKTDLIEYLKTL, encoded by the coding sequence ATGAAACAGATTTTCTACAGTTTTTTGAATGGATGCGTTTTCGTCGCTTTATTAAGTCTAATGGCATGTGACAAAGAAAAAATAAGTGAAGATCCTCAGATTACATTAGGCCGGCAACTTTTCAATGATACTAAATTTGACAATATTGCCGGTCAAACGTATAGCTGTGCAACGTGCCATCCTAGCGGCGACATGGACCACAAGAAGTGGTTATTACCGCCAATTTCTACAGACTCCATTGCAACACCGACGTTGTTTGGAGTTGTTGATACGCCCCCGTATTTGTGGTTCGGTGAGGGTGGGAGTGAAATTAAAACAGTTACACGCGTGGTCATAGACAGCGTTCTGCACGGATCGGCGACAGAGGAAGAACTGGACGCCCTAACCGCCTATCAATTATCGCTGGCGGTTCCGGCGAATCCATGGAGAAATTCCGACGGCTCGCTGACAACACAACAACAAAAAGGAAAGACGGTTTTTGAAGGGCAGGGAAAATGCAACGTGTGCCATTCAGGGGAAGCGCTTACAGGAAAGTTTAAAATTCAAATAAAAAAATTAAATCCGCAAGTTGACGTGCCATCACTTCGCTGGGTATTTGCTACGGCGCCGTATTTCAGAGACCATTCTGCGGCCACTTTGTGGAATGTAGTTAATCATTACGCAGATTCGGTTCAGACGGTACAAATGACAACATGGGGATGGAATACATTGGGCATTTACGATATTAGTTTAACTGAACAGGAAAAAACCGATTTAATCGAATATTTAAAAACGTTATAG
- a CDS encoding tetratricopeptide repeat protein, which translates to MRKQWIHLFVLSFLIMCGAGCGKKETVDEYFAQSDSLRVKGKLTEAVKKLGEIAEKFPTDTLNVIKSLTGMADIYGADLRDFTKAIDIHQRIIDAYPDYPLTAKSLIIIAVTYENEIKDIEKARQAYEQFLEKYPSHELVPGVKGALDLLGVSDEDLEKMILEKNKSIPLK; encoded by the coding sequence ATGAGAAAGCAATGGATTCATTTATTTGTTTTATCGTTTCTCATTATGTGCGGGGCCGGTTGCGGTAAAAAAGAAACAGTGGACGAGTACTTCGCGCAGTCGGATAGTCTTCGCGTAAAAGGAAAATTGACCGAAGCCGTTAAAAAGCTAGGCGAAATTGCGGAAAAATTTCCAACGGATACTCTGAACGTAATTAAATCTCTGACGGGAATGGCTGACATTTACGGAGCCGATCTAAGGGATTTTACCAAAGCAATTGATATCCATCAGAGAATAATCGATGCGTATCCGGATTATCCGCTGACAGCAAAAAGCCTTATCATTATTGCGGTCACTTATGAAAATGAGATTAAAGATATAGAAAAAGCGCGTCAGGCTTATGAGCAGTTCCTGGAAAAATATCCGAGTCATGAGTTGGTTCCCGGAGTAAAAGGCGCGCTGGATCTTCTCGGCGTAAGCGATGAAGATCTAGAAAAGATGATTCTGGAAAAAAACAAGAGCATCCCTCTAAAGTAA